From a single Bacillus pseudomycoides DSM 12442 genomic region:
- a CDS encoding haloacid dehalogenase, translating into MANEKGLDKGYELVAKMHEVFGHPVTDVPTKLTEERAKIRASFMQEELEEFLEANTVEDQYDALIDLIYFAFGTFAEMGVRPDKGFEIVNNANMAKLFPDGKPRFREGDGKILKPEGWQAPEPQLRAEIERQRQEALAKAGK; encoded by the coding sequence ATGGCTAACGAAAAAGGTTTAGATAAAGGATATGAACTTGTTGCAAAAATGCACGAGGTATTTGGACACCCTGTTACAGATGTACCAACAAAATTAACAGAAGAACGCGCAAAAATTCGCGCAAGCTTTATGCAAGAAGAGTTAGAGGAATTTTTAGAAGCTAATACTGTAGAAGATCAATATGATGCGTTAATTGACCTTATCTATTTCGCATTTGGAACATTTGCAGAAATGGGAGTTCGTCCCGATAAAGGCTTTGAAATTGTAAACAATGCAAATATGGCAAAACTATTCCCTGACGGAAAACCACGTTTCCGCGAAGGCGATGGCAAAATTTTAAAACCAGAAGGCTGGCAAGCACCAGAACCACAGTTACGTGCTGAAATTGAGCGTCAACGCCAAGAAGCATTAGCAAAAGCAGGGAAATAA
- a CDS encoding protein VrrB, whose amino-acid sequence MKGMDNNASHGFMIGQDGYAQMLMGGAGQQGYGGNPTWMGGSSEGVPTSVAGAQTGMPTFVGGAQGGVPIGVPTTFPAFVGGAQGGVPVGAPTTFPAFVGGAQGGVPVGAPTTFPTFVGGAQSGFPASVGPQPGFGGVAPILVGGVGPQMIHGHHVHHGHHVHHGHHVHHGHHVHHGHHQHHGHHQHHGHQQHGHHQQHGHHQQQVHHHGHHQIHPQAVLYQTQHHGQHQHHGQHQHHGQHQHHGQHQHHGQHQHHGQHQHHG is encoded by the coding sequence ATGAAAGGGATGGATAATAACGCATCGCACGGCTTTATGATAGGTCAGGATGGCTATGCACAAATGCTAATGGGAGGAGCTGGACAACAAGGATATGGCGGGAACCCAACATGGATGGGCGGATCATCAGAAGGAGTTCCTACATCTGTAGCTGGAGCGCAAACCGGAATGCCAACATTCGTGGGAGGAGCGCAGGGTGGAGTTCCTATAGGAGTACCAACTACATTTCCGGCATTTGTAGGAGGAGCGCAAGGTGGAGTTCCTGTAGGAGCGCCAACTACATTTCCGGCATTTGTAGGAGGAGCGCAAGGTGGAGTTCCTGTAGGGGCACCAACTACATTTCCAACATTTGTAGGCGGGGCACAATCTGGCTTCCCTGCATCAGTTGGTCCGCAACCAGGATTTGGTGGTGTTGCTCCTATTCTAGTAGGAGGAGTAGGTCCACAAATGATTCATGGTCATCACGTCCATCACGGTCATCACGTCCATCACGGTCATCACGTCCATCACGGTCATCACGTCCATCACGGTCACCACCAACATCACGGTCACCACCAACATCACGGTCACCAGCAACATGGTCACCACCAGCAACACGGCCATCATCAGCAACAAGTACATCATCATGGTCACCATCAAATTCATCCACAGGCTGTTTTATATCAAACACAACACCATGGTCAGCATCAACACCATGGTCAGCATCAACACCATGGTCAGCATCAACACCATGGTCAGCATCAACACCATGGTCAGCATCAACACCATGGCCAGCATCAACATCATGG